The sequence AAGATACCCTGTAATCTCTTTTCCGATAATGTCATGTGGAGGCACACATTCCAGTTCATATTCACCGTTTTTCCAGACCATGAGATGTCGATAGCTCATGCCGGGGTAGAAGGTTATGGAATCATCACCAAGTTTCCGGTTTAATGCATGGATTAGTTCCCCGGCCTCTTCGGTGCTTATATGTCCTGCACTGTAGTCCTCCAATATGGCCCTGTCTCTTTTCCTGTTGTACTTCAGGGTAACAAGGTTGCATCTGAAGGCAACATCTGTGTTGTCGAGCTGAACGCCCATGCTGACTGCCTCAAGCGGGGCCCTGCCGGGGTAATACTTCGCCGGATTATAGCCGAGGATGCTCAGGTTGGCAACATCAGAGCCCGGACTGAACCCTTTTGGAATGGTTCTTACCTTTCCAGGGGTCCCTGTTCTGGCAAGTCTGTCCATGTTGGGCGTGAAAGCAACCTGAAGGGGCGTCTTTCCGCCAAGTTCCTCAATGGGCCTGTCAGCCATTCCATCACCTATGATGACAATATATTTCATGGCCTCCCTTCTTAAAATTCCAGCACGCTGTTTAAGGCATCTTCAACGGCCTTAACCGTTGCCTTTGTCCTCTTTGGTTCCTTGGCAACCCTGAAGACGGTATCCGGGTCTTTAAGACCGTTTCCTGTAAGGGTGCATACCACTGTTTCTCCACCACTGAAATAACCCTGCCTGTAAAGTTTTATAACTCCCGACAGAGAGGCTGCAGAAGCGGGTTCACAGAATATCCCCTCAGTTGAAGCTATGAGACTGTATGCATCGAGTATCTCCTCATCAGTAACTGCCTCAATCAGTCCGCCTGATTCGTCCCTTGCCTTTACAGCGAACTTCCAGCTTGCCGGATTTCCAATACGTATGGCCGTTGCAACGGTTTCCGGTCTTTCTACGGGTCTGCCAAGGACGATCGGGGCAGCCCCTGCAGCCTGAAACCCGAGCATCCCGGGAAGAGACTTGATAATTCCTTCCCTGTGGTAGTCATTGTATCCCCGCCAGTATGCAGTGATGTTTCCGGCATTTCCTACCGGCAGGGCATGGAAATCCGGGGCACTGCCAAGCTGGTCGCACACCTCATAGGCAGCACTCTTCTGTCCCTCAAGCCTGTAGGGGTTCAATGAGTTGACCATGGTTATCGGATATTTTTCCACCATCTCTTTTACTATCGTGAGAGCCCGGTCAAAGTTGTCTTCAATCTGTATGACCTCGGCACCATGAATCATGGCCTGAACAAGCTTTCCAAGGGCAATCTTGCCCTCCGGAATTATGACTATAGCCTTCAGTCCGGCCCTTGCCGCATAGGCTGCTGCAGAAGCAGATGTGTTTCCGGTAGAGGCGCATATGACAGCTTTTGAGTTGTTCTCAACTGCCTTTGATATAGCCATTGTCATTCCGCGGTCTTTGAAGGAGCCGGTGGGGTTTGCACCATCAAACTTAAAGTAAAGCTTTAGGTTTAAGCCGACTCTATCGCACAGATTAACCGCACTGATAAGCGGTGTGTTTCCTTCAAGAAGGGTTATTATGGGAGTCTTTTCAGTAACGGATAAGTATTTCCTGTATGTATGGAGAATCCCCCTCCATCTCCTGCACATTCGATCGTCCAGTTCAGATGAGCCCGGCATTCGGGGTTCGCTCTTAGGCATCGAGATAAAACCTCCTTGTCATAGTAAATAAGAATTTAATCTTTAACTCTGAGATGCAACGATACATACGGTAATGACTTCCGGTACTATTCAATAATATCTCCCTCAACAAGCTCAATCTTGACTCCTTGTTCAGTGAGGGATTGAAGACCATCGTCGAGATTCTTCTCTTCCCCTTCAAGCTCGAGAATCATCTCTCCAACTGTCTCGCTTACCCGTGCCCTTCTAATATTCGGCATTACATCAAACTTTTTAGCCATCGTAAAGAGTACGGGCTCTTTTATAAGGTGCTGTGGAAAGGTTAGTTTTACTCTCCGTTTCATGAGTTCCCCCTTCCACCTGCTATGGCAGGTACTATGGAGACCTCATCTCCATCCTTTACCTCTGTTTCTTCAGCTTTTAAAAACCTTATATCCTCTTCA is a genomic window of Nitrospirota bacterium containing:
- the thrC gene encoding threonine synthase, whose protein sequence is MCRRWRGILHTYRKYLSVTEKTPIITLLEGNTPLISAVNLCDRVGLNLKLYFKFDGANPTGSFKDRGMTMAISKAVENNSKAVICASTGNTSASAAAYAARAGLKAIVIIPEGKIALGKLVQAMIHGAEVIQIEDNFDRALTIVKEMVEKYPITMVNSLNPYRLEGQKSAAYEVCDQLGSAPDFHALPVGNAGNITAYWRGYNDYHREGIIKSLPGMLGFQAAGAAPIVLGRPVERPETVATAIRIGNPASWKFAVKARDESGGLIEAVTDEEILDAYSLIASTEGIFCEPASAASLSGVIKLYRQGYFSGGETVVCTLTGNGLKDPDTVFRVAKEPKRTKATVKAVEDALNSVLEF
- a CDS encoding NIL domain-containing protein; this translates as MKRRVKLTFPQHLIKEPVLFTMAKKFDVMPNIRRARVSETVGEMILELEGEEKNLDDGLQSLTEQGVKIELVEGDIIE